A window from Vigna angularis cultivar LongXiaoDou No.4 chromosome 7, ASM1680809v1, whole genome shotgun sequence encodes these proteins:
- the LOC108337247 gene encoding uncharacterized acetyltransferase At3g50280, with amino-acid sequence MPSSASAPTLLSKCTVFPDQPSTLGNLKLSVSDLPMLSCHYIQKGCLFTQPSIPLHTLIPLLKSALSRTLSLFPPLAGRLTTDSHGYVYIACNDAGVDFIHANAAALRVCDLLSPLDVHECFKEFFTFDRKVSYTGHYSPILAVQVTELADGLFIGCAVNHAVTDGTSFWNFFNTFAHLCRASSKSFRNIPDFHRDSALISDAVLRLPEGGPQVTFDSHAPLRERIFSFSREAIQKLKAMTNNRRWPENNGTAVELMRKQSNDQFHHAKENNGKAGTILENWFKVNSNSKPQTVTETVEISSFQSVCALLWRAVTRARKLPASKTTTFRMAVNCRHRMEPKLEPYYFGNAIQSVPTYASACDVLSRDLRWCAEQLNANVKAHDDAMVRRFIDDWEQKPRCFPLGNPDGASITMGSSPRFPMYDNNFGWGRPLAVRSGRANKFDGKISAFPGRDGTGTVDLEVVLAPETMEALESDPEFTKYATCQL; translated from the coding sequence ATGCCTTCTTCCGCTTCTGCACCTACCTTGCTCTCCAAATGCACTGTCTTCCCAGACCAACCCTCAACTCTGGGAAACCTCAAACTCTCCGTTTCGGACCTTCCCATGTTGTCCTGCCACTATATCCAAAAGGGATGTCTCTTTACCCAACCCAGTATTCCACTCCACACTCTAATTCCTCTTCTTAAATCCGCACTCTCTCGcacactttctctctttccacCTCTAGCTGGCCGTTTAACCACCGATTCCCACGGTTACGTTTACATCGCTTGCAACGACGCCGGCGTCGATTTCATACATGCCAATGCCGCCGCCCTCCGCGTCTGCGACCTACTGTCCCCACTCGACGTCCACGAATGCTTCAAGGAATTTTTCACCTTCGACAGAAAAGTCAGCTACACCGGCCATTACTCCCCGATTCTCGCCGTTCAGGTCACCGAACTCGCTGACGGCCTCTTCATCGGCTGCGCCGTCAATCACGCCGTCACCGACGGCACCTCCTTCTGGAACTTCTTCAACACCTTCGCCCATCTCTGCAGAGCATCGAGTAAAAGCTTCCGCAATATACCGGACTTCCACCGCGACTCAGCTCTGATCTCTGACGCCGTCCTCCGCCTACCCGAGGGCGGTCCTCAGGTCACGTTCGATTCTCACGCGCCGCTGCGCGAGAGAATCTTCAGCTTCAGCCGCGAAGCGATTCAGAAGCTGAAGGCAATGACGAACAACCGCCGATGGCCGGAGAACAACGGCACGGCCGTCGAGTTGATGCGGAAGCAAAGCAACGATCAGTTTCATCACGCGAAGGAGAACAACGGCAAGGCCGGCACAATTCTGGAGAACTGGTTCAAGGTGAATTCGAATTCGAAACCGCAAACGGTTACCGAAACAGTGGAGATTTCGTCGTTTCAATCGGTGTGCGCGTTGCTGTGGCGCGCGGTTACGCGCGCGAGGAAATTGCCTGCGTCCAAAACGACGACGTTCAGAATGGCAGTTAACTGTCGTCATCGAATGGAACCAAAATTGGAACCGTACTACTTCGGGAACGCGATTCAGAGCGTCCCAACGTATGCTTCTGCCTGTGACGTGTTATCGAGGGATCTACGGTGGTGCGCGGAGCAGCTGAACGCAAACGTGAAGGCGCACGACGACGCTATGGTGCGACGCTTCATAGACGATTGGGAGCAGAAACCCAGGTGCTTTCCTCTCGGGAACCCTGACGGTGCATCCATCACTATGGGTAGTTCTCCGAGGTTTCCAATGTACGATAACAATTTCGGGTGGGGGAGACCTCTGGCGGTGAGAAGTGGAAGAGCGAACAAATTCGACGGTAAGATCTCGGCGTTTCCCGGAAGAGACGGAACAGGGACCGTCGATTTGGAAGTGGTTTTAGCGCCCGAAACCATGGAAGCGCTGGAATCTGATCCAGAATTCACGAAATATGCAACGTGTCAGTTGTGA